From Vreelandella neptunia, the proteins below share one genomic window:
- a CDS encoding toprim domain-containing protein, with protein sequence MQRAIKTPSLGGAWALSKVVSEQIAIENKLAESIVAYYGLSVSPIGDGEIHRHDHPEGRKGNNRLWYVLHHDFGVHGDWSTGEQHSVFASDTPDPKAAEKARKEADKRRAERQAERERGYALVASQTRQEWPLLTPASVTHAYLATKGVKPHNLRQMRGLLVVPLTDGQRLVNWQTIAADGAKYFKTGGKVKGCYSPIGSIEPHQPLLIAEGWATAATLHEATGYAVAAAMNAGNLLPVAKSLRERYPTQPIIVCADNDHGTAGNPGVTKGKEAASAIGARCVWPETHEGVTDFNDLARLGGGLAL encoded by the coding sequence ATGCAGCGAGCAATAAAAACGCCCAGCCTTGGGGGGGCGTGGGCGCTATCGAAGGTCGTTTCTGAACAGATCGCCATAGAGAACAAACTGGCTGAAAGCATTGTCGCCTATTACGGCCTCAGTGTCAGCCCTATTGGTGATGGCGAGATTCACCGACACGACCACCCTGAAGGCCGCAAGGGCAATAACCGCCTTTGGTACGTACTGCATCATGATTTTGGCGTACATGGCGATTGGTCTACCGGGGAACAGCACAGCGTATTTGCCAGCGATACCCCAGACCCGAAGGCAGCCGAGAAGGCCAGAAAGGAGGCCGACAAGCGCCGCGCTGAGCGACAGGCAGAGCGCGAACGTGGCTATGCCCTGGTAGCCAGCCAGACGCGCCAAGAATGGCCGCTGCTGACACCTGCAAGCGTTACCCATGCCTACCTAGCCACCAAGGGCGTCAAGCCCCACAACCTGCGCCAAATGCGCGGCCTGCTGGTAGTTCCGCTTACCGATGGGCAACGCCTGGTTAACTGGCAGACCATCGCGGCGGATGGGGCCAAATACTTTAAGACAGGGGGCAAGGTAAAAGGCTGCTATTCCCCCATAGGAAGTATTGAGCCACATCAACCGCTGCTAATCGCTGAAGGCTGGGCGACCGCTGCCACGCTGCATGAGGCAACAGGCTACGCGGTGGCCGCTGCCATGAATGCGGGCAACCTACTACCCGTGGCGAAAAGCCTACGCGAACGCTACCCCACTCAACCCATCATCGTTTGCGCTGATAACGACCATGGCACCGCTGGCAATCCTGGCGTTACCAAGGGCAAGGAAGCCGCCTCAGCCATTGGGGCGCGTTGTGTCTGGCCTGAGACTCACGAGGGAGTGACTGACTTTAATGACCTAGCGCGGCTAGGTGGAGGGCTGGCGCTATGA